GACACAGCCTTGAACAAAACGGACAAAATCCCTGCTATCACAGAGCTTTTATTCTAGTGGATGAAAGATGATTGAGAAGCAagataaattagtaaaatatgtgaaaaactcATGGTGACAGAGATTTTTGACTGTTTCACTTCATTCAGCCTcccaagtgcctagaacagtcATTGGCCCATGGTTGAGggtcaacaaatatatattgattcCCTAAATGGGGATGAGTGTGCTGGAAAAATTAAGGTAGGGAAATGGAAGGGGGGGAGTGCAGTTTCAGATGGGACATCAAGGGAAGTCTCAGAAAGGGTCATCAGAATAAAGATCTGAAGGGCATGTGGTTGAGCCCTGTTTGGATCTGATAAATAAGAGGGGCTGAGAACGGCTGTGCCAAGGGAGCAAACTTGGTGTGTTCGAGGAATAgcatggagagaaggaaaagagggaaaggggagCGGGAACCTGGAAAAGTAACGGGGTTGGGGACGGCCAGATCAGGGAGGGCCAAATGTGCCACTCTAATGACTTCCGAGAAGGGACGCCTCTAAAGGTTTTAACCAGTGAGGTGGTAGGAAGTGCTTATCTTTAGAAAGCTTATTTCCACTGTTGTGTTTCAAAACACTGAAGGGGAACAAGGGCTCAAGCAGGTCGTTATTGTAATAATCCAATTACAGAGGAAAGTACCTTGGACCAAAATGGTAGCAGTAGTGGGATGAGAAGGAATGGGATTTTAGGTATATTTTGACAGTTTGGGgaacaggatttgctgatgggtGGGATTTCGGAAGTGAGAAGAAGAGAGCAGTTCAAGATACAGCCAGGCAAATATGCAAGCGGCTGGAACTGtaatacactgctggtggaaatataaaatggcaccGTTACCTTGGAAAAccgtttggcagtttctttaaatgttacCCAACACGCTTACCAAACCCACTGGACATTCCAGTCTTAAGTGATTTACTcaagaaaactgaaatgaaatgtctacacaaaaacctctCCTGAATGTTCAAAGCAGCTTCATTCCCACCAGCCAAAAATTGGacgcagcccaagtgtccaccattTGGTGAAAgcataaacaaactgtggtgtaTCCATAGGATGGAATATCAATCACAACAAAAAGAAGTCAACTACCGTCACATACAACacgaatgaatctcaaaatatttattcgaagtgaaagacacagacacaaaagTGTATACattgtttgatttcatttatatacaattctagaaaatgtaaactaGTCTTATAGTGACAAAAAGCAGATCAGTTGTCTTCAGGGGACAGAGGTGAAGAGAGGCATCAGTGGCCAAGGGAGACAGAAATGTTCTGTGTGTTGATAGTGGCAGTGATTTCATGGCTGTATACGTCAGTCAGAACTTCGTTGAATCATATACTTTAAATGGATAGAGTTTACTGGACATGAATTATGTCTCCAAGGctgatttaaaatttcttgtgaAGAGAATGAAGCCTGAGGTTTTAGCCTGACTGGAAAAATGGAGTTGCAATTTACAgaaatgagaggggtgcctgggtggctcagtctgttgaatgtccatctcttgatttcagctcagtcatgatcccaggatcatgggatcgagtcccacaccaggctctgtgctgagggtagagcctgcttaaaatattctctctctctctctctctctctctctctcataatctTTTAATACATAaatcttttaaatacataaatgtaaaagactctgaaagaagccaattttgCTGATGGGGAAATACCAGAAGCTCACTTACACACATGctaagtttgagatgcctattgGATCTCACATCTAGAGTTCAGGAAATGGGCCAAGGGGCCAGGCTGGAGATATACACACGGAAGTCCTAACACGTAGATAAAGCCAGGAGGCTATATAAGCTCATCACAAGAATGAATATGGATTGAAAATAGAAGAGCTCCAAGGACTAATCCATATGACTCTCCAACATTTAGAGCTAGCAGAGAAGGAACAGCTAAGAATCTAAAGAGAAGCAGCAGTGATTCAAGAGGAGAAGTAGGGCCTTCtaaaggaaagcagaaggaagaagtaGAAGGCGTAttagaagcagagaaaacaaatagtacACAAGGAAGCAAGTGAAAGCAGGGCTTCCAGGCAAAAGGAATACAGTAATCCTGTGGCACACGCGGCCGACAAATCAGACGAGACGAGTACTGACAACTGCAACCCGGAGGTCGCTACTGACCTTGATGGGCGATggtgaagagaaaatgagaagagggAGGCTGGAGTTAGCCTACATAGTTCACGCGTTTGTGGAGCAGTGCTGCACGAAAAGGGGAGGGAGTGATGAGTAGAGGAGAAAGCGGGGTCAAGGGAGAGATTTGAAGGCGATGGGACAGTTAGAGCAATGTTCCAGAATGAGTGGGAGGCGACGAGCTGTAGTGCCCGAGCAGAGGGGCTGGCTTGTGGCAGGAGCCCAGAGACGAGGGAGAGAATGCAGGCAAGATGAAGAACGGCGGGGGAGCCGGAGCTAGGCCTTTTCTGGTTGCTTCTGTTTTCTCCGTGAGAGAAAAAGCAATCTCCTTCGTGAGGGGGAGCGTGAGTCACAAGCTGAGGAGACCTGAGAATAGAGAAGTTTCACAGTGGTCAGCTAGCATAGGGGCCTCCAAACTGCAGCCCCCTGGCCCACCTGTTTCTGAACGGCCCacgagctaagaatggtttttacgtCTTTCAAAGTAAGATGTAAAAATGACTGTAGttttgagaataaactgagggtggatgggcggtgggagggaggggagggtgggtgatgggcattgaggagggcacctgttgggaggagccctgggtgttgtacagaaaccaatttgacgataaatttcatagtaaaaaaaaaaaaatgactgtagTTTTTCAGGGAGAACAAGAGCCTTGTAGGACAAAGTTGGCCAACCTT
The Panthera tigris isolate Pti1 chromosome C2, P.tigris_Pti1_mat1.1, whole genome shotgun sequence genome window above contains:
- the LOC122230693 gene encoding uncharacterized protein LOC122230693, encoding MFPCSRPHRRQGPTEVYAYGYLAWMVPHLLHMLLPYASPYSHSCKDSRSPQLVTHAPPHEGDCFFSHGENRSNQKRPSSGSPAVLHLACILSLVSGLLPQASPSARALQLVASHSFWNIALTVPSPSNLSLDPAFSSTHHSLPFSCSTAPQTRELCRLTPASLFSFSLHHRPSRSVATSGLQLSVLVSSDLSAACATGLLYSFCLEALLSLASLCTICFLCF